One segment of Procambarus clarkii isolate CNS0578487 chromosome 1, FALCON_Pclarkii_2.0, whole genome shotgun sequence DNA contains the following:
- the LOC123766937 gene encoding transformer-2 protein homolog beta isoform X3 translates to MSSDSEEENNARREADDRDDSDSGRYDRRSRTRSRSRSVDGSHHSDDGNRDSRLHGSDEDQSPDRKENGMRGDSDNEKSDNRREYSRSRSPENKDMVEWRGDADEKRSSRSRSKSKPRDQDSGKDQKSSSSVAKKKSRSRRSRSRSRSKRRSRSRTRRSHSRSRKRSRSRSRSRGSRSRRRSRSRSRRRSRSRSRSGTPVDGARLHVAELDVDTRKRDLERVFEKYGRLREIWMARNPPCFAFVVYAHQKDADRALKETDGIMIGHCRIKVTQARPRVRGGRMRGGYDPNLRCYQCGELGHFSRNCTDTKFGYKRPPTPPGAHRGRPRHRSRSRSRSRHRSRSRS, encoded by the exons ATGTCTTCCGATTCTGAAGAAGAAAATAATGCAAGACGTGAGGCAGATGATAGAGATGACAGTGATAGTGGCAGGTATGATCGTAGGTCAAGGACCAGATCTCGTTCTCGGTCAGTTGATGGGAGTCATCATTCTGATGATGGGAATAGAGACAGCAGACTTCATGGCTCTGATGAGGATCAATCACCTGACAGGAAGGAAAATGGCATGAGAGGAGATTCTGATAATGAGAAATCTGATAATCGGCGTGAGTACAGTCGATCAAGGAGTCCAGAAAACAAAGATATGGTTGAATGGCGTGGGGATGCTGATGAAAAACGCTCCTCACGTAGTCGAAGTAAGAGTAAGCCGAGAGATCAAGATTCTGGCAAGGACCAAAAATCAAGCTCCTCTGTAGCAAAGAAGAAGTCTCGATCAAGGAGATCACGTTCTCGTTCCCGAAGTAAGCGTCGTTCTCGTTCACGGACTAGACGGTCACACTCAAGAAGCAGGAAGAGATCTCGATCTAGATCGCGTTCTCGAGGATCCag GTCACGAAGGAGGTCAAGATCTCGTTCTAGAAGGCGTTCAAGATCAAGGTCAAGGAGTGGGACACCAGTAGATGGTGCTCGGCTGCACGTTGCAGAACTAG ATGTTGACACACGTAAACGTGACTTGGAGAGAGTGTTTGAGAAGTATGGTCGTCTACGGGAAATTTGGATGGCACGTAATCCTCCGTGTTTCGCATTTGTTGTTTATGCTCACCAGAAAGATGCAGATCGGGCTCTTAAGGAGACAGATGGCAT AATGATTGGTCACTGCCGAATCAAGGTTACACAGGCAAGACCCCGTGTACGTGGAGGTCGGATGAGGGGAGGTTATGACCCAAATTTGcgttgttaccagtgtggagagctGGGACATTTCTCTCGGAATTGCACCGACACCAAGTTTGGCTACAAACGACCTCCAACCCCTCCAGG
- the LOC123766937 gene encoding transformer-2 protein homolog beta isoform X6: MSSDSEEENNARREADDRDDSDSGRYDRRSRTRSRSRSVDGSHHSDDGNRDSRLHGSDEDQSPDRKENGMRGDSDNEKSDNRREYSRSRSPENKDMVEWRGDADEKRSSRSRSKSKPRDQDSGKDQKSSSSVAKKKSRSRRSRSRSRSKRRSRSRTRRSHSRSRKRSRSRSRSRGSRSRRRSRSRSRRRSRSRSRSGTPVDGARLHVAELDVDTRKRDLERVFEKYGRLREIWMARNPPCFAFVVYAHQKDADRALKETDGIMIGHCRIKVTQARPRVRGGRMRGGYDPNLRCYQCGELGHFSRNCTDTKFGYKRPPTPPGSRMTFRPDSRRKNAYLE, encoded by the exons ATGTCTTCCGATTCTGAAGAAGAAAATAATGCAAGACGTGAGGCAGATGATAGAGATGACAGTGATAGTGGCAGGTATGATCGTAGGTCAAGGACCAGATCTCGTTCTCGGTCAGTTGATGGGAGTCATCATTCTGATGATGGGAATAGAGACAGCAGACTTCATGGCTCTGATGAGGATCAATCACCTGACAGGAAGGAAAATGGCATGAGAGGAGATTCTGATAATGAGAAATCTGATAATCGGCGTGAGTACAGTCGATCAAGGAGTCCAGAAAACAAAGATATGGTTGAATGGCGTGGGGATGCTGATGAAAAACGCTCCTCACGTAGTCGAAGTAAGAGTAAGCCGAGAGATCAAGATTCTGGCAAGGACCAAAAATCAAGCTCCTCTGTAGCAAAGAAGAAGTCTCGATCAAGGAGATCACGTTCTCGTTCCCGAAGTAAGCGTCGTTCTCGTTCACGGACTAGACGGTCACACTCAAGAAGCAGGAAGAGATCTCGATCTAGATCGCGTTCTCGAGGATCCag GTCACGAAGGAGGTCAAGATCTCGTTCTAGAAGGCGTTCAAGATCAAGGTCAAGGAGTGGGACACCAGTAGATGGTGCTCGGCTGCACGTTGCAGAACTAG ATGTTGACACACGTAAACGTGACTTGGAGAGAGTGTTTGAGAAGTATGGTCGTCTACGGGAAATTTGGATGGCACGTAATCCTCCGTGTTTCGCATTTGTTGTTTATGCTCACCAGAAAGATGCAGATCGGGCTCTTAAGGAGACAGATGGCAT AATGATTGGTCACTGCCGAATCAAGGTTACACAGGCAAGACCCCGTGTACGTGGAGGTCGGATGAGGGGAGGTTATGACCCAAATTTGcgttgttaccagtgtggagagctGGGACATTTCTCTCGGAATTGCACCGACACCAAGTTTGGCTACAAACGACCTCCAACCCCTCCAGG
- the LOC123766937 gene encoding transformer-2 protein homolog beta isoform X2, which translates to MRADEMSSDSEEENNARREADDRDDSDSGRYDRRSRTRSRSRSVDGSHHSDDGNRDSRLHGSDEDQSPDRKENGMRGDSDNEKSDNRREYSRSRSPENKDMVEWRGDADEKRSSRSRSKSKPRDQDSGKDQKSSSSVAKKKSRSRRSRSRSRSKRRSRSRTRRSHSRSRKRSRSRSRSRGSRSRRRSRSRSRRRSRSRSRSGTPVDGARLHVAELDVDTRKRDLERVFEKYGRLREIWMARNPPCFAFVVYAHQKDADRALKETDGIMIGHCRIKVTQARPRVRGGRMRGGYDPNLRCYQCGELGHFSRNCTDTKFGYKRPPTPPGAHRGRPRHRSRSRSRSRHRSRSRS; encoded by the exons ATGAGAGCTGACG AAATGTCTTCCGATTCTGAAGAAGAAAATAATGCAAGACGTGAGGCAGATGATAGAGATGACAGTGATAGTGGCAGGTATGATCGTAGGTCAAGGACCAGATCTCGTTCTCGGTCAGTTGATGGGAGTCATCATTCTGATGATGGGAATAGAGACAGCAGACTTCATGGCTCTGATGAGGATCAATCACCTGACAGGAAGGAAAATGGCATGAGAGGAGATTCTGATAATGAGAAATCTGATAATCGGCGTGAGTACAGTCGATCAAGGAGTCCAGAAAACAAAGATATGGTTGAATGGCGTGGGGATGCTGATGAAAAACGCTCCTCACGTAGTCGAAGTAAGAGTAAGCCGAGAGATCAAGATTCTGGCAAGGACCAAAAATCAAGCTCCTCTGTAGCAAAGAAGAAGTCTCGATCAAGGAGATCACGTTCTCGTTCCCGAAGTAAGCGTCGTTCTCGTTCACGGACTAGACGGTCACACTCAAGAAGCAGGAAGAGATCTCGATCTAGATCGCGTTCTCGAGGATCCag GTCACGAAGGAGGTCAAGATCTCGTTCTAGAAGGCGTTCAAGATCAAGGTCAAGGAGTGGGACACCAGTAGATGGTGCTCGGCTGCACGTTGCAGAACTAG ATGTTGACACACGTAAACGTGACTTGGAGAGAGTGTTTGAGAAGTATGGTCGTCTACGGGAAATTTGGATGGCACGTAATCCTCCGTGTTTCGCATTTGTTGTTTATGCTCACCAGAAAGATGCAGATCGGGCTCTTAAGGAGACAGATGGCAT AATGATTGGTCACTGCCGAATCAAGGTTACACAGGCAAGACCCCGTGTACGTGGAGGTCGGATGAGGGGAGGTTATGACCCAAATTTGcgttgttaccagtgtggagagctGGGACATTTCTCTCGGAATTGCACCGACACCAAGTTTGGCTACAAACGACCTCCAACCCCTCCAGG
- the LOC123766937 gene encoding transformer-2 protein homolog beta isoform X4, producing MRADEMSSDSEEENNARREADDRDDSDSGRYDRRSRTRSRSRSVDGSHHSDDGNRDSRLHGSDEDQSPDRKENGMRGDSDNEKSDNRREYSRSRSPENKDMVEWRGDADEKRSSRSRSKSKPRDQDSGKDQKSSSSVAKKKSRSRRSRSRSRSKRRSRSRTRRSHSRSRKRSRSRSRSRGSRSRRRSRSRSRRRSRSRSRSGTPVDGARLHVAELDVDTRKRDLERVFEKYGRLREIWMARNPPCFAFVVYAHQKDADRALKETDGIMIGHCRIKVTQARPRVRGGRMRGGYDPNLRCYQCGELGHFSRNCTDTKFGYKRPPTPPGSRMTFRPDSRRKNAYLE from the exons ATGAGAGCTGACG AAATGTCTTCCGATTCTGAAGAAGAAAATAATGCAAGACGTGAGGCAGATGATAGAGATGACAGTGATAGTGGCAGGTATGATCGTAGGTCAAGGACCAGATCTCGTTCTCGGTCAGTTGATGGGAGTCATCATTCTGATGATGGGAATAGAGACAGCAGACTTCATGGCTCTGATGAGGATCAATCACCTGACAGGAAGGAAAATGGCATGAGAGGAGATTCTGATAATGAGAAATCTGATAATCGGCGTGAGTACAGTCGATCAAGGAGTCCAGAAAACAAAGATATGGTTGAATGGCGTGGGGATGCTGATGAAAAACGCTCCTCACGTAGTCGAAGTAAGAGTAAGCCGAGAGATCAAGATTCTGGCAAGGACCAAAAATCAAGCTCCTCTGTAGCAAAGAAGAAGTCTCGATCAAGGAGATCACGTTCTCGTTCCCGAAGTAAGCGTCGTTCTCGTTCACGGACTAGACGGTCACACTCAAGAAGCAGGAAGAGATCTCGATCTAGATCGCGTTCTCGAGGATCCag GTCACGAAGGAGGTCAAGATCTCGTTCTAGAAGGCGTTCAAGATCAAGGTCAAGGAGTGGGACACCAGTAGATGGTGCTCGGCTGCACGTTGCAGAACTAG ATGTTGACACACGTAAACGTGACTTGGAGAGAGTGTTTGAGAAGTATGGTCGTCTACGGGAAATTTGGATGGCACGTAATCCTCCGTGTTTCGCATTTGTTGTTTATGCTCACCAGAAAGATGCAGATCGGGCTCTTAAGGAGACAGATGGCAT AATGATTGGTCACTGCCGAATCAAGGTTACACAGGCAAGACCCCGTGTACGTGGAGGTCGGATGAGGGGAGGTTATGACCCAAATTTGcgttgttaccagtgtggagagctGGGACATTTCTCTCGGAATTGCACCGACACCAAGTTTGGCTACAAACGACCTCCAACCCCTCCAGG
- the LOC123766937 gene encoding zinc finger Ran-binding domain-containing protein 2 isoform X5 has translation MRADEMSSDSEEENNARREADDRDDSDSGRYDRRSRTRSRSRSVDGSHHSDDGNRDSRLHGSDEDQSPDRKENGMRGDSDNEKSDNRREYSRSRSPENKDMVEWRGDADEKRSSRSRSKSKPRDQDSGKDQKSSSSVAKKKSRSRRSRSRSRSKRRSRSRTRRSHSRSRKRSRSRSRSRGSRSRRRSRSRSRRRSRSRSRSGTPVDGARLHVAELDVDTRKRDLERVFEKYGRLREIWMARNPPCFAFVVYAHQKDADRALKETDGIMIGHCRIKVTQARPRVRGGRMRGGYDPNLRCYQCGELGHFSRNCTDTKFGYKRPPTPPGNDLHILQSGRVPVNH, from the exons ATGAGAGCTGACG AAATGTCTTCCGATTCTGAAGAAGAAAATAATGCAAGACGTGAGGCAGATGATAGAGATGACAGTGATAGTGGCAGGTATGATCGTAGGTCAAGGACCAGATCTCGTTCTCGGTCAGTTGATGGGAGTCATCATTCTGATGATGGGAATAGAGACAGCAGACTTCATGGCTCTGATGAGGATCAATCACCTGACAGGAAGGAAAATGGCATGAGAGGAGATTCTGATAATGAGAAATCTGATAATCGGCGTGAGTACAGTCGATCAAGGAGTCCAGAAAACAAAGATATGGTTGAATGGCGTGGGGATGCTGATGAAAAACGCTCCTCACGTAGTCGAAGTAAGAGTAAGCCGAGAGATCAAGATTCTGGCAAGGACCAAAAATCAAGCTCCTCTGTAGCAAAGAAGAAGTCTCGATCAAGGAGATCACGTTCTCGTTCCCGAAGTAAGCGTCGTTCTCGTTCACGGACTAGACGGTCACACTCAAGAAGCAGGAAGAGATCTCGATCTAGATCGCGTTCTCGAGGATCCag GTCACGAAGGAGGTCAAGATCTCGTTCTAGAAGGCGTTCAAGATCAAGGTCAAGGAGTGGGACACCAGTAGATGGTGCTCGGCTGCACGTTGCAGAACTAG ATGTTGACACACGTAAACGTGACTTGGAGAGAGTGTTTGAGAAGTATGGTCGTCTACGGGAAATTTGGATGGCACGTAATCCTCCGTGTTTCGCATTTGTTGTTTATGCTCACCAGAAAGATGCAGATCGGGCTCTTAAGGAGACAGATGGCAT AATGATTGGTCACTGCCGAATCAAGGTTACACAGGCAAGACCCCGTGTACGTGGAGGTCGGATGAGGGGAGGTTATGACCCAAATTTGcgttgttaccagtgtggagagctGGGACATTTCTCTCGGAATTGCACCGACACCAAGTTTGGCTACAAACGACCTCCAACCCCTCCAGG GAACGACCTGCACATCCTTCAAAGCGGAAGAGTCCCGGTAAATCATTAG